The Plantactinospora sp. KBS50 sequence GGCGGGCACGAGCGGCGCCGGGAGCACCGCGGCGGCGTGCTCGCGCAGGTCGTCCGGGCGCACCGGGCGGGCCGGCACGACGTACGCGACCAGCCGGGCGTCCCGGGCGACCACGACGACCTGGCCGACGGCGGGGTGGGTCGCGAGCACCGCCTCGACCTCGGCCGGCTCGACCCGGAAGCCGCGGATCTGCACCTGGTCGTCGGTGCGCCCGAGGAACTCCAGGTCCCCCGCGGCGGTACGCCGGACCAGGTCCCCGGTCCGGTAGAGGCGGGCGCCCGGTGAGCCGGAGCCCGACGAGCCCGACGAGCCGGGTGAGCCGGAGCCGGCGCCCGGTGAGCCGAACGGGTCGGCCACGAACCGCTGCGCGGTCAGCGCCGGCCGGTTCAGGTAGCCCCGGGCCAGCCCGTCCGCGCCGAGGTACAGCTCGCCGGGCACGCCCGGCGGCACCGGCCGGAGCCGGTCGTCCAGCACGTGCGCGCTGCGGTTGATCTCCGGCGTACCGATCAGCACCGGGCCGTCGCCGTCGGCGACCCAGGAGGTCGCCGTGACGGTGGCCTCGGTGGGGCCGTACGCGTTGACCAGTCGCCGGCCGCGCCCCCAGCGCCGCACCAGTTCCGCGGAGCTGGCCTCGCCGCCGATCGTGATGGTGACCCCGGCCGGGATCGCCGCGGGCGGCAGCGCCGCGAGCAGCGCCGGCGGCAGGTCCAGGTGGGTGAGCCGGTGTCGGGTCACGAACTCGCCGAGCGCGTCGCCCAGCCGGGCCGGCTCGGGCACCACCACGAGGGTGCCGCCGGACAGGACCGAGGCGGCGATCTCGCTGATCGCCACGTCGACGGCGGGCGACACGAACTGGGCGACCCGGCTGCCCGGCCCGGTGCCGAAGGTCTCCCCGACGCTGGCCACCAGGGCGGCGAGGCCGGCGTGCGGCACCACGACGCCCTTGGGCGCCCCGGTCGACCCGGAGGTGTAGATGACGTACGCCGGGTGTGCGGGGTCGATCGGGACCCGCGGGTCGGTCGGGTCGTCGTCCAGGTCGTCCGGGCTGATCCGGCGGACCCCCGCCGCCGATCCTGCCTCGACCGCCGAGTTCGTCCCGGCCGCCGGTCCGGTCCCGGCCTGGATAGCCGGGCCGGCCGGGGCCGGTGCCGGGCGGTCCGACACCAGCAGCACCGGGCGGGCGTCGGCGAGCTGGTAGGCGATCCGGTCCGCCGGGTGCCGCACGTCCAGCGGCAGGTAGGCGGCGCCGCTGCGGGCGACCGCCAGCAGCGTGACCACCAGATCGGCCGAGCGGGGCAGCAGCACCGCGACGATCCGCTCCGGCCCGGCGCCCTCGGCGCGCAGCCGCCGGGCCAGCCGGTTGGCCAGCGCGTCGAGGGCGCCGTAGGTGAGGGTCCGCTCGCCGTCCTGCACGGCGACCGCCGCGGGATCCGCGGCGACCCGCTCGGCGAACAGCCGGCCGAGGGTGGCCGGCGCCAGGTCCCGGCGCGGCCCGTACGCGGCGGCCCGCTCGGCCGGGGTGAGCAGGTCGATCGCGGAGATCGGCCGGTCCGGCCCGGCGGTGGCCGCGGTGAGCAGCCGGACCAGCCGGCCGGTCAGCGCCTCGGCGGTGCCGGCGTCGAACAGGTCCGTCCGGTACTCCAGGCTGCCCTCCAGCCCGCCGTCGCGTTCGGCCAGGTCGAAGCTCAGGTCGAACTTGGCGGTGCCGGTGGCCACCAGCCGCGGCGTGACCCGCACCTGCGGGAATCCGGCCACCCGGGGCAGCGGCGCCTGGTAGGAGACCATCACCTGGAACAGCGGGTGGTGCGCCAGCGTCCGGTGCGGGTTGAGGTCCTCGACCAGCCGCTCGAACGGCAGGTCCTGGTGGGCCAGCGCGGCCAGGTCGGTGTCCCGGACCCGGGCCAGCAGCTCGGCGAAGGTGGGGTCGCCGGACACGTCGGTGCGCAGCACCACGGTGTTGACGAAGAAGCCGACGAGCCGGTCGAGGGCCTCGTCGCCGCGCCCGGCGACCGGGCTGCCCAGCGGGATGTCGGTGCCCGCGCCCATCCGGTGCAGCAGCGCGGCGACCGCCGCCTGCAGGGTCATGAAGACGGTGACGCCGTGCCGCCGGGCGGTCTCGCGGACCGCGCGCTCCAGCTCCGGCGCGATCGGGAAGGTCAGCATGCCGCCGGCCGAGGACGCCCGCGCCGGGCGGGGACGGTCGGTGGGCAGCCGCAGCGCCGCCGGCGCCCCGGCGAGCGCGGCCCGCCAGTACGCCAGGTGCGCCTCCATCGGCAGCGCGTCGTGCCAGGCGGCGTAGTCGGCGTACCGGACCGGCAGCGGCGGCCAGGCCGGCGCGGACCCGGCGCACCGGGCGGCGTACGCGGTGGCCAGGTCGTCCAGCAGCGGGGTGAGCGACCACTCGTCGCCGGCGATGTGGTGCACCACCAGCAGCAGCGCGTGCCGACCCGGCCCGACCCGATACAGCCGGGCGCGCAGCGGCGGCTCGCTGGCCAGGTCGAACGGCTTCCGGATCGCCTGCCGCGGGTCGCCCGCGGCGACCTCCAGGTGCACCCGGGCGTCGCCCGGCACCGGGTGCGGCTCGCCGTCGCGTTCGACGAGGACCGTGCGCAGCGGCTCGTGCCGGGCCACCAGGTCGTCCAGCGCGGCGCGCAGCGCGGCCAGGTCCAGCGGGCCGTCCAGGTCCAGCAGCAGCGGCAGGTTGTAGCTGGCGTCCGGGCCGTTGACCCGGTGCAGCGCCCAGAGCCGGCGCTGGGCGGCCGAGACGCGCAGGCCGGGGACGGGCCGCAGCGACCGCCGGGCCGGGCCGGCGGTGTCCGGGGCCGCGTCCGCCGAGGCGGCGGTCTCCAGTCTGGCGGCCAGGGCGGCCACGCTTGGCGCGTCGAACACGTCCCGCAGCGCCAGGTCGCCGCCGAAGATGCCGCGCACCCGGGCCGCCACCCGGGCGGCCAGCAGCGAGTGCCCGCCCAGGGCGAAGAAGTCGTCGTGCGGGCCGACCGACGGTACGCCGAGCACCTCGGCGAAGACGCCGGCGAGCAGTTCCTGCTGCGGGGTGCGGACGGCCTCCGGCGTACCCGTGCAGTGGTCCGGAGCCGGCAGGGCCGCGCGGTCCAGCTTGCCGTTGGGGGTGCTGGGCAGCTCGGCCAGCGGCACGATCGCGGCCGGCGTCATGTAGTCCGGCAGCGCGGCGGCGGCCCGGCGGCGCAGCGCGGCCGGGTCGGCGTCGCCGGTGACGTAGGCGACCAGCCGCCGGTCGCCGGGCCGGTCCTCGCGGATCACCGCCACCGCCTGCCGCACGGCGTCGTCGGCGGCCAGAACGGCCTCGATCTCGCCCAGCTCGATCCGGAAGCCGCGCAGCTTGACCTGGTGGTCGACCCGGCCGAGCAGGTCGAGGGTGCCGTCGGGCAGCCGTCGGGCCAGGTCGCCGGTGCGGTACATGCGCTCGCCGGGCGCGTACGGGTCGGCGGTGAACCGGCCGGCGGTGAGGCCGGGCTGGTTGAGGTAGCCGCGGGCCAGTCCGGCGCCGCCGAGGTACAGCTCACCGGGGAAGCCGTCCGGCACCGGCCGCAGCGCGGCGTCCAGCACGTACGCCCGGGTGTTCCAGATCGGCCGCCCGACGCTGATCCGTTCCGTGGCGGACGCCACGCCGCCGGCCGGCGGGTCGTCGGCGCTGGCGGGGTCGCCGGCGGCGGGCAGCCGGTGCGCGGTGGACCAGATGGTGGTCTCGGTCGGGCCGTACAGGTTGGTCAGCTCGGCGGCGTGCCGCCGCAGTTCGGCGGCCAGCTCCGGCGGCAGTGCCTCGCCGCCCACCAGCACCCGCAGCCCGGCCAGCGCCGGGCCGCCGCCCGGTCGGTCCAGCAGGGCGCGGTAGAGGGTCGGGGTCGCCTGGATCACGGTGGCGCCGGTGTCCCGGACCAGGGCGGCGAGCGCGTCCGGGTCCCGCACGGCGTCCCGGGCCGCGAGCACGACGGCGGCGCCGGACAGCAGCGGCAGGTACAGCTCCAGGCCGGAGATGTCGAAGCTGACCGTGGTCACCGCGAGCAGCCGGTCGGCCGGACCCAGCGGCACCAGCTCGCGCATCGCGAGCAGGAAGTTGACCAGGTTCTGCCGGGTGACCACCACGCCCTTGGGCCGGCCGGTGGAGCCCGAGGTGTAGAGCAGGTACGCGGCCTCGTGCGGCGCGTTGCCCGGCTCCGGTCGCCGGCGCGGCCCGTCGAGGTCGCCGTCCAGGCGCAGCACCGGCACGCCGCCGGCCGGCACCGCCCCGGCCGGTGCGTCCCCGGCCGGTGCGTCCCCGGCCGGTGCGTCCCCGGCCGGTGCGTCCCCGGCCGGTGCGTCGCCGAGCGGTGCGTCCCCGAGCGGTGCGTCGTCGCGGGACGCGCCACCGGCAGGCGCGGCGGCCGGCGGCACGGCCAGGCCGGCGCCGGTGACCAGCAGCGCCGGGGCGCTGTCGGCGAGCATCCAGCCGAGCCGTTCGGCCGGGAAGTCCGGGTCCAGCGGCAGGTAGGCGGCGCCGGTGCGCTGCACCGCCAGCAGCGTGACCAGCAGGTCGGCGCCGCGCGGCAGGCAGACCGCGACCGTGCGGCCGGGCCGGGCGCCGCGCCCGGCCAGCAGCGCGGCCAGGTCGTCCACCCGGCGGGCAAGCGCGGCGTAGGACAGCCGGGCGCCGTCCGGCCCGATCAGCGCCGTCCCGTCCGGGGTACGCCGGACCTGCTCGGCCCAGAGGTCGACCAGCCCGGCCGGCGGCAGCGGACGGGCCGTGTCGTCCCCGGTCGGGCGCTCGGCCAGGCCGAGCCGGCCGGTGCGGGTCGATCCGCCGGTGCCGGCCACGGCGCGCAGCAGCCCGGCCAGCCGCTCGACGTGTCCGTCCAGGTCGGACTCCGCGTACCGGGCCGGGTTGGCGTCCAGGCACAGGTCGAGCACGTCGCCGCCGCGGTCGTCCAGGGTGATCGACAGGTCGTCGACCGGCCCCGCCGAGACGTACCGGGGGGTGCCGGGGAGGCCGGCGAAGTTCAGCGTGGCGCCGAACGGCTTGATGTTGACCCAGGGGCCGACCAGCCGCCGGTCGCCGCCGACCAGCCCCAGGTCGCGGCGGATGTCCTCGCCCCGGTAGCGCTGGTGCGGGCGGATCGCCCGGATCTGCGCGGCGACCCGGCCGACCAGCCCGGCGAGGGTGTCGGTGGCGGCCACCGGCACGCGCAGCGGCAGCACGTTCACGGCGGTGACCGGCACCCGGGCGGCGACCGAGCCGAGCCGGCCCATCATGGGCAGCCCGAGCACCGCCTCGGCGGCGCCGGTGAGGCGCTGCACGTACAGCGCGGTGGTGGCCAGGACGGCCTCGACCCGGGTGGCGCCGGCCGCGCCGCCGGCGGCGGCCAGCCCGCGGCCGACCGGTGCCGGCAGGGTGAGCCGGCGGCGCCGGAAGGTCGGGCCGGGCCGGGTCGGCCCGGACGCCAGGTCGGGCACCTCGACGCCGGCCAGGTGCCGCCGCCAGAAGTCGCGGTCGGCGTCGTGCCGGGCCGATCCGCGGTACGCGGCGTCCTCGGCCACCACGTCGGCGAGCGCGCCGAACGGGCTGGCCGGCACCGGCGTACCGGTGGCCAGGGCGGTGTAGACGGCGGCCACCCGCTGCGCGACGAGCGCCGAGGTGTAGGCGTCCATCACGATGTGGTGGCAGCGCTGGTACCAGGTCCACCGGCCGGGTCCGCGCCGGATCAGCGCCTCGGCGAAGACCGGGCCGGTGGCCAGGTCGATCGGGGTGGCCAGGTCGGCCGTGATCCACTCCTGTGCCGCGGTGTCGTCGAGGTCGAGCAGCGTGAGCCGCCATTCCGGCTCGTCGACGATCTCCTGCCGGGGCGCGTCGGCCGGGCCGGTGATCCGGATCCGCAGCGCCTGCGCGTCGGCGAGGGTGCGCCGCAGCGCCGCCGCGAACAGCTGCGGATCCACGTCCCCGTCGATGTCGACGCAGGCCGCGGTGGTGAACGCCGGCCCCGGGTCGAGTTGCTGGGCGAACCAGACGCCCGCCTGGGCCGCGGTGAGGTCGAGACGATCGGGCACGGTGGTTCAGGGCTCCTCGCGGTGCGGCGCGTCCTCGGGGTGCGGCGCGCAGGGCGCGGCCCGCCGCGCCGGTGCGGCGCGGCGGACGGCGACAGGGACGGCGGGTACGGCGTCAGTCGGTGGCGGCGTCCATCTGGGCGATCAGGCTCTTGGGCCGCATGTCCGTCCAGACGGTCTCGACGTACTCCAGGCAGGCCGCCCGGGAGTCCTCGCCGAAGACGACCCGCCAGCCGGCCGGCACCTCGGCGAAGGTGGGCCACAGCGAGTGCTGGCCCTCGTCGTTCACGAGCACGAGGTAGCGGCCGTCCTCGTCGTCGAACGGGTTGGTGGTCATCGGGCCTCCTCCAGCACGGCGGTCGGTTCCATCCAGGACAGTCCGTCGGGCGCCGGTACCAGGCCGCCGTCCAGCAGCGGCAGTTCGCGGGCCTGTTCGCCCTGCACGCCGCGGACCTGGATGTTGTTCATCTCCTGCATCACCTCGCGGACCACGGGGGTGCCGAAGAGGTGGTGCATGCGTTCCCCGGACGGGGTCTGCATGCTGCCGGTGCGCTCGACCGCGTCGGCGAGCGCGCCGGACGACTCGCGGAACTCGCCGATCAGGGCGTCGGCGCTGGTGAGGGCGGCCTCGCCGGAGTGCACGCCGCCGACCAGGCTGACGAACGCCTCCAGGTTGGTGGCCGCCACGTTGGTGACCTTGCGCGCCCGCCAGAAGTACGACTCCTCGCTGCCCTGCATGTCGTAGAAGGCGGACAGGAACTCGTAGAAGACCCGGTACTCGCGGCGGTAGCGACCCTCGAACTCGTCGAAGGCGCGCTCTTCGGTGACGTCGCCGGCGAGCACGCTGTTTATCGACCGGGCGGCCAGCAGCCCGGCGTAGGTGGCCAGGTGCACGCCGGTGGAGAAGACCGGGTCGATGAAGCAGGCGGCGTCGCCGACCAGCACCATGCCGGGGCGGTGGAAGGTGCTGTTGGTGTACGAGTAGTCCTTGCGGGTGCGGATCTGCCCGTAGGTGCCCTCGGTGACCCGGGTGGCGTCGGCGAGGAAGTCCTTCACGATGGCGCACCGGTCGACGAAGCCGAGCAGGGCCTCTTCCTGGTCGCCCTGCAACCGCGCCGCGTGTTCCCGGGAGATGACCGCGCCGACGCTGGTGAGGGTGTCCGAGAGCGGGATGTACCAGAGCCAGCCCTCGTCGAAGGCGGCGCAGAGGATGTTGCCGCTGTCCGGGGCGGGCAGCCGCCTGCCGCCGGTGAAGTAGCCGAACAGCGCGATGTTGCGGAAGAACTCGGAGTAGATCCGCTCGCCGCGCACGTGCTGGTGCACCCGGCTGCGGTTGCCGGAGGCGTCCACCACGAAGCTCGCGTGGATCTCCCGCTCGACGCCGTCCGGGTCGGTGTAGCGCACCCCGCGGACCCGCTCGTCGTCGCCGAGCACGTCGGCCACCGGGCTGTTCTCCCGCACGTCGACGCCGTGCCGGGCGGCGTTGCGCAGCAGGATCTCGTCGAACTTCATCCGCTCGACCTGGTAGGCGTACGAGGTGGGGCCGGACAGTTCGGGCGCGACGGCGAACAGGAAGTTCCACGGCACGGGGTTGGTGCCCCAGCGGAAGCTGCCGCCCCGCTTGACCATGAAGGACGCCTTCTCCAGTTCCTCGGTGACGCCGAGCATCCGGCCGATGCCGTGCACCGTGGAGGGCAGCAGCGACTCGCCGATCTGGTAGCGCGGGAAGGTCTCCTTCTCCAGCAGGACCACGCGGTGCCCGCGCCGGGCCAGCAGGGTGGCCACGGTGGAGCCGCCGGGTCCGCCGCCGATCACCACGACGTCGGCGCGCTCGACCACCGGGCTCACCGCGTACCGCCCAGCAGGTTCCGCCAGGCCGCGAGGGTTGGCTCCTGGGCCAGGTCGAGGTAGCCCGCCTCGAAGCCGTCCTCTCGCCAGCGGGTCGCGAGGCTCATCAGCCGGATCGAGTCCAGACCCCGGTCGATCAGGTTGTCGTCGTCGGTGAGGCTGCCGGGCTCCTCGGCCAGCACCTCGGCGACGTCGCGGCGCAGCCGGTCGGGGGTCAGCGGTGCGGTCATGCGGGACATCCTTCGGTCGTCAATCTGAGGTAAGGCTTACCTTACTTTGTCATCCGGTCCGGTGGACGCAGCCGCCGGGTGCCCGTTCGTGCGCGTACAGCGCGGCGTGCTTGTGGCCGATGTCGTACACGCCCAGCGGCCGGAAGCCGGCCGCCGCGAACATCCGGCGGGCCACCACGTGCCGCTCGTCCGGGTCGGCCAGCACCCGCCGGCAGCGCGGATCCGCGGCGAACAGCCCCGCCACGAGGGCGCGGACCAGCCGCCGCCCCACCCCGCGCCCGGTGTTGTCCCGGTCGCCGATCGCCAGGTGCACCCCCAGGTCGTACGGGTCGGCGTCGTAGTGCCGCCCGACCACGTCCCGGGGGGTGCGGTAGATCTCCACATAGGCCAGCGGCGTCCCGTCCCGGGCCACCAGGCAGGGCCGGGAGTGCTCGCCGGCCAACTGCTCGGCCAGCGCCCCGGCCCAGCGCCCGGGCGGCCACTCCTGCCCCCAGAAGGGGGCCACGTGCGGTTCGTTCATCCACCGGCTGACCAGCTCCGGATCGCCGCCACCGGCGGTCAGTGCGCGAACCGTCCAGGGTGGCGCCAGGACCGGGGCCGGCGGCGGCCCCGCCGCGACCACCGTCGCGGCGAGGCCGGCCGTCACCTCACGGGCCGGCACCTCAGGCGGCCGCCTTGGCCGCGGTGGAGACCACCGGCAGGACGTTGTCGATGACGTACTGCACCGACAGCGGGGTCGGGGTACGCAGCGCCGAGAACTGCGCGGCGGTGAGCGCCACGTACGAGCCGCGCTTGACCGAGGCGATGTTCTTGAACAGGCTGTTGCCCTCCAGCGAGGGCTTGAGGCCGTCCTCGGCGTAGTAGATCAGCGTGACGTCGGCATCCAGCGCCGCGACCTTCTCCAGGCTGAGCTGGACGGCGAACTCGTCGCCCTTGAGTTCGGTGACGCCCGGGGCCAGCTTCATGCCGAAGTCGTTGAGCATCTTCACGCCGGCGTCCGAGGCGCTGCGCAGCACGCCGATCGAGCCGGCCTCCCACATCTGGCTGAGCGTGAACTCCTTGCCGGCCAGCTCCGGGTTGGCCGTCCTGGCCGCTGTGATCTTGCCCTCGACCTCGCCGATGACCTGCTCGGCCTTGTCCGTCCGGCCGACCGCCTTGCCGACCTGGCGCAGCGTGGTCTGCCAGGAGTCCTCGAAGGCGCCGGTGGTCTCGTATCCGGTGGTGGGCGCCAGCTTGCTGAGGTTCGCGTACTCGTCGTCGATGTAGTAGTCGCCGCCGGCGAGGATCAGGTCCGGGGCGAGCTGGGCGATCTTCTCGACGTCGTACCCGTTGTCGCCCGCGCTCAGCACGGTCGGCCTGCCCTCCAGCAGCGGCTTCGCCCACTCGGTCACGCCGTCCTCACCGGAGGATTCGGCGATGCCGACGGGCTGGATCCCGAGCAGCAGCAGCGCGTCCAGGTCGGCGTCGGAGAGCGTGACGATGCGCTGGGGCGCGGCCTTGATCTCGGCGGTGCCGAGCTTGTGGGTCAGGGTGACCGGGTAGTTCGCCGCGGCGGCCGGCGAGGTGGCGGCGGCGGCCGGATCGCCGGAATCGTCGCCACAGCCGCTCAGCAGGGCCAGCCCCGCGACGAGCGCGGCGCCGGCCGCCAGGGCGCGGTGGGCGGAACGCAGGGAGAAGGACATCGGGACCTCACACTCGAAGTTAGGTGAGGCTAAGCTAAGCGACGCCGCCCGTCCGGGGCAAGGCGGGGTCGGCGTTTTGGTAAGGCTAACCTTCGTCACACCGCCACGGGAACACCTGGGATCGAACAAGGGAGATGAATGACGGCCCCGATCCGGGCCACCGGAACGCCGGATCGCACCGGCGTCCCGGCACCGGCCCGCCCGCACCGCGGTGCCGCGCTGGTCGCGTTGGCCGGGGCGGTCGCCCTGGCCGTCGTGCTCAGCCTCGCCGTCGGCGCACAGGCGCTGAACCCGGTGGCCGTGTGGCACGCCGTGCTCGATCCCGACCCCGCGGCGCCGGCCACCGCCATCGTCCGGGAACTGCGCCTCCCCCGGACGATCCTCGGGCTGCTCACCGGCCTCGCACTCGGCGCGGCCGGCGCGCTCATGCAGGGGCACACCCGCAACCCGATCGCCGATCCCGGGCTGCTGGGCATCTCGGCCGGGGCGTCGCTGGCGGTGGTCGTCGGCATCCAACTCGGCGTCGGCTCGCTCACCGGGTACATCTGGTTCGCCTTCGCCGGCGCCCTGCTCACCAGCGTCGCCGTCTTCGCCATCGCCTCGGCCCGGGGCGGACCGACCCCGGTCACGCTCGCCCTGGCCGGGCTCGCCATCAGCGCGCTGTTCGCCTCGTTCACCCAGTCGCTGCTGATCGCCGACGCCGCCAGCCTCAACATGTTCCGCTTCTGGGTGGTCGGCTCGCTGTCCGGCCGGGACGGGCAGGTGGCCGCGCAGGTCGCGCCGTTCATCGCGGCCGGGCTGCTGCTCGCCCTGGTCAACGCGCCGGCACTGAACGCCCTCGGGCTGGGCGAGGACGTCGCCCGCGCGCTCGGCCAGCGGGTGCTGGCGGCCCGGGTGCTCGGGGTCACCGCGGTCGTGCTGCTGGCCGGGGCGGCCACCGCGGCGTGCGGACCGATCGGCTTCCTCGGCCTGGTCGTGCCGCACCTGGCCCGGCGGCTCACCGGGCCGGACCACCGCTGGCTGATCCCCTGCTCGGCGCTGGCCGGCGCCGCGCTGCTGCTGGTCGCCGACGTGCTCGGTCGGGTGGTGGTGAGTCCGGGCGAGTTGCAGACCGGCATCGTGCTGGCCGTCTTCGGCGCCCCGTTCTTCATCATGCTGGTCCGTCGCCGTCGCGGGGTGGTGCAGCTGTGACCGCGCTGACCACCCACCGGGTCGTCCGGTTCGGACGCTTCTGCGGCACCGTCTCCGGCCGCTCCCTCGCCGTCGGCACCGTCGGCCTGCTCGGCACGGCCGCCGTGACGGTGCTCAGCATCAGCCGGGGCAGCTTCACCATCGCCCCCGCCGACGTGCTGCGCACCCTGCTCGGCCACGGCACCGCGGCGCAGGATCTGGTCGTACTCGACCTGCGGCTGCCCCGGATCCTCGCGGCGCTGCTGGTCGGCGCGGCCCTGGCGGTCTCCGGGGCGCTCACCCAGACCTTCGCCCGCAACCCGCTGGCCACCCCCGACGTGCTCGGGGTGACAAACGGGGCATCGCTCGGCGCGGTCGCCGTGATCGTGCTCGCCGGCCCGGCCGTCCGCACCGTACCGCTGGCGGCGCTGGCCGGCGGGCTCAGCGCCGCCGCCCTGGTCTACCTGCTGGCCTGGCGGCGCGGCGTGGACGGCTTCCGCCTGGTGCTGGTCGGCATCGGCGTGGGCGAGGTCCTCACCGCCGGCGTCTCCTGGCTGCTGGTGCGCGCCGAGATCGTGGACGCGGCCCGGGCGACGATCTGGCTCAACGGCTCGGTCGCGAGCGCCGGATGGGAGCAGATCCGGCCGCTGGCGCTGGCCCTCGCGGCGCTGCTGCCGCTCGCGGTGGCCACCAGCTTCACGCTGCGGGCGATGCAGTTCGACGACGACGTGGTGCGTTCGCTGGGCGTCCGCCTGCAGGCCGCCCGGCTCGCGGTGGTGCTCACCGCCGTCGCGCTGGCCGCCGCGGCGGTCGCCGCCGCCGGCCCGATCGAGTTCGTCGCGTTCGTGGTCCCGCAGATCGCGCTGCGCCTGTGCGGCGGCTCCCGGCCGCCGCTGGTCGTCTCGGCGATCCTCGGCGCGCTGCTGGTCACCGCCGCCGACCTGGCGGCCCGGGTGGCGCTGCCGCAGCGCGAACTGCCGGTCGGCCTGATCACCGCCATGATCGGCACCCCGTACCTGCTGTGGTTGCTGGTCCGCGCGAACCGGAGGACGTCCGCATGATCATGGACAATGCCCACACCGGCGCCGACACCGATGCCCCGCCGGCCACCGGCCCGTCCCGGCTGTGCGCCCGCGGCCTGCGGCTCGGGTACGGCGAGCAGACCGTGGTGCACGACCTCGACCTCGCGGTGCCCGACGGCCGGGTGACCGCGATCGTCGGGCCGAACGGCTGCGGCAAGTCCACCCTGCTGCGCGCCCTGGGCCGGCTGCTGCGCCCGCGCGCCGGGGAGGTGCTGCTGGACGGCGTCCGGATCGACCGGATGCCGACCCGGGAGGTGGCCCGGATCCTCGGCCTGCTTCCGCAGAGCCCGGTGGCCCCGGACGGGCTGACCGTGGCGGACCTGGTGATGCGCGGGCGGCACCCGCACCAGAACTGGTTCCGCCAGTGGTCCCCCACCGACCAGCGGATCGTGACCGAGGCGCTGGCCTGGACCGACATCGGCGAGTTGGCCGGCCGGACGGTCGACACGCTCTCCGGCGGCCAGCGCCAGCGGGCCTGGATCTCGATGGCCCTGGCCCAGGGCACCGACATCCTGCTGCTCGACGAGCCCACCACGTACCTGGATCTCAGCCACCAGATCGACGTGCTCGACCTGGTGGCCCGGCTGAACGCCGAGCGTGGGCGCACCGTCGTGATGGTGCTGCACGACCTGAACCTGGCGGCCCGGTACGCCGACCACGTGGTCGCGATGCGCGACGGGCGGATCGTCGCCCAGGGGCCGCCCGC is a genomic window containing:
- a CDS encoding ABC transporter substrate-binding protein, with product MSFSLRSAHRALAAGAALVAGLALLSGCGDDSGDPAAAATSPAAAANYPVTLTHKLGTAEIKAAPQRIVTLSDADLDALLLLGIQPVGIAESSGEDGVTEWAKPLLEGRPTVLSAGDNGYDVEKIAQLAPDLILAGGDYYIDDEYANLSKLAPTTGYETTGAFEDSWQTTLRQVGKAVGRTDKAEQVIGEVEGKITAARTANPELAGKEFTLSQMWEAGSIGVLRSASDAGVKMLNDFGMKLAPGVTELKGDEFAVQLSLEKVAALDADVTLIYYAEDGLKPSLEGNSLFKNIASVKRGSYVALTAAQFSALRTPTPLSVQYVIDNVLPVVSTAAKAAA
- a CDS encoding FAD-dependent oxidoreductase codes for the protein MVERADVVVIGGGPGGSTVATLLARRGHRVVLLEKETFPRYQIGESLLPSTVHGIGRMLGVTEELEKASFMVKRGGSFRWGTNPVPWNFLFAVAPELSGPTSYAYQVERMKFDEILLRNAARHGVDVRENSPVADVLGDDERVRGVRYTDPDGVEREIHASFVVDASGNRSRVHQHVRGERIYSEFFRNIALFGYFTGGRRLPAPDSGNILCAAFDEGWLWYIPLSDTLTSVGAVISREHAARLQGDQEEALLGFVDRCAIVKDFLADATRVTEGTYGQIRTRKDYSYTNSTFHRPGMVLVGDAACFIDPVFSTGVHLATYAGLLAARSINSVLAGDVTEERAFDEFEGRYRREYRVFYEFLSAFYDMQGSEESYFWRARKVTNVAATNLEAFVSLVGGVHSGEAALTSADALIGEFRESSGALADAVERTGSMQTPSGERMHHLFGTPVVREVMQEMNNIQVRGVQGEQARELPLLDGGLVPAPDGLSWMEPTAVLEEAR
- a CDS encoding iron chelate uptake ABC transporter family permease subunit produces the protein MTALTTHRVVRFGRFCGTVSGRSLAVGTVGLLGTAAVTVLSISRGSFTIAPADVLRTLLGHGTAAQDLVVLDLRLPRILAALLVGAALAVSGALTQTFARNPLATPDVLGVTNGASLGAVAVIVLAGPAVRTVPLAALAGGLSAAALVYLLAWRRGVDGFRLVLVGIGVGEVLTAGVSWLLVRAEIVDAARATIWLNGSVASAGWEQIRPLALALAALLPLAVATSFTLRAMQFDDDVVRSLGVRLQAARLAVVLTAVALAAAAVAAAGPIEFVAFVVPQIALRLCGGSRPPLVVSAILGALLVTAADLAARVALPQRELPVGLITAMIGTPYLLWLLVRANRRTSA
- a CDS encoding ABC transporter ATP-binding protein, which translates into the protein MDNAHTGADTDAPPATGPSRLCARGLRLGYGEQTVVHDLDLAVPDGRVTAIVGPNGCGKSTLLRALGRLLRPRAGEVLLDGVRIDRMPTREVARILGLLPQSPVAPDGLTVADLVMRGRHPHQNWFRQWSPTDQRIVTEALAWTDIGELAGRTVDTLSGGQRQRAWISMALAQGTDILLLDEPTTYLDLSHQIDVLDLVARLNAERGRTVVMVLHDLNLAARYADHVVAMRDGRIVAQGPPAQVLTVDLLAAVFNLDALVVPDPATGTPLVVPLPRDPRRSVPTGHER
- a CDS encoding iron ABC transporter permease yields the protein MTAPIRATGTPDRTGVPAPARPHRGAALVALAGAVALAVVLSLAVGAQALNPVAVWHAVLDPDPAAPATAIVRELRLPRTILGLLTGLALGAAGALMQGHTRNPIADPGLLGISAGASLAVVVGIQLGVGSLTGYIWFAFAGALLTSVAVFAIASARGGPTPVTLALAGLAISALFASFTQSLLIADAASLNMFRFWVVGSLSGRDGQVAAQVAPFIAAGLLLALVNAPALNALGLGEDVARALGQRVLAARVLGVTAVVLLAGAATAACGPIGFLGLVVPHLARRLTGPDHRWLIPCSALAGAALLLVADVLGRVVVSPGELQTGIVLAVFGAPFFIMLVRRRRGVVQL
- a CDS encoding GNAT family N-acetyltransferase yields the protein MPAREVTAGLAATVVAAGPPPAPVLAPPWTVRALTAGGGDPELVSRWMNEPHVAPFWGQEWPPGRWAGALAEQLAGEHSRPCLVARDGTPLAYVEIYRTPRDVVGRHYDADPYDLGVHLAIGDRDNTGRGVGRRLVRALVAGLFAADPRCRRVLADPDERHVVARRMFAAAGFRPLGVYDIGHKHAALYAHERAPGGCVHRTG
- a CDS encoding phosphopantetheine-binding protein; this encodes MTAPLTPDRLRRDVAEVLAEEPGSLTDDDNLIDRGLDSIRLMSLATRWREDGFEAGYLDLAQEPTLAAWRNLLGGTR